In Pedobacter sp. W3I1, one DNA window encodes the following:
- a CDS encoding M1 family metallopeptidase — protein sequence MKSIKIFSLLLCTAIYVSAQTTLPIEPVFQKTYQKETRNANGKPGKNYWQNTSKYNLNVDFNPASRLLKGKVQITYTNNSPDTLKEIWFKLYPNLYKKGTPRKSKFAESDLSDGVAIEKMVANGKSVTDFKIDGTNMTVNVPALVPGKTISFSIDYSYTLNKGSHMRTGQVDEGSHFVAYFFPRIAVYDDVDGWNKFPYTGAEEFYNDFDQFNASITVPGGYGVWATGDLKNASEVFQKDIVSRMLSAEKNDAVIDVITDKDLADKKVTQPNAFNTFKFEAKNVTDFVFALSDHYLWKSSSLVVDPKTKRRTRVDAVFNPKHKDYYEVIGFARKTVEAMSYTFPKWPFPYSHETIFDGLDQMEYPMMVNDNPVDNRVDAITLTDHEIFHTMFPFYMGINETKYGWMDEGWATIGEWLISPMIDSTIVDEYGVQPTASTSGGKDDTPIMTLTPDLKGSGSFTNSYPKPGLAYLYVKDYLGDELFTKALHTYIQNWNGKHPMPYDFFNSMNEGSGKNLNWFWKAWFFEGGVTDMAIKAVDKISAGYAVTIENKSIKPLPIDLTLTYKDGSIEKNHSTIGVWEKGNQQVKIDIKTAKKLSKVIMGNPHTPDKVKSDNSFSVN from the coding sequence AAATTATTGGCAAAATACTTCTAAATACAATTTGAATGTAGATTTTAATCCTGCCAGCAGATTGTTAAAGGGTAAGGTTCAGATAACTTACACCAATAACAGTCCTGATACTTTGAAGGAAATCTGGTTTAAACTTTATCCAAATCTGTATAAAAAGGGGACACCAAGAAAATCAAAATTTGCAGAATCTGATCTTAGTGATGGGGTGGCTATAGAAAAAATGGTCGCCAACGGAAAATCAGTCACCGATTTTAAAATTGATGGAACAAACATGACCGTTAATGTTCCTGCGCTTGTACCGGGCAAAACCATTAGCTTTTCTATTGATTATAGCTACACTTTAAATAAAGGATCGCATATGCGTACGGGGCAGGTAGATGAAGGTTCGCATTTTGTGGCTTACTTTTTTCCGCGTATTGCAGTTTATGATGATGTAGATGGATGGAACAAATTTCCATACACTGGTGCTGAAGAATTTTATAATGACTTTGACCAGTTTAATGCTTCTATTACGGTGCCAGGAGGTTATGGCGTTTGGGCAACCGGTGATCTGAAAAATGCTTCAGAAGTTTTCCAGAAAGATATTGTTTCCAGAATGTTATCTGCAGAAAAGAACGATGCTGTAATTGATGTGATTACCGATAAAGATTTAGCCGATAAAAAAGTAACTCAGCCTAACGCCTTTAATACGTTTAAATTTGAAGCTAAAAACGTGACCGATTTTGTATTTGCTTTGAGCGATCATTACTTATGGAAATCGAGCAGTTTGGTGGTTGATCCTAAAACGAAAAGAAGAACCCGTGTGGATGCTGTTTTTAATCCGAAACATAAAGATTATTACGAAGTAATCGGTTTTGCCCGTAAAACAGTTGAAGCCATGAGTTATACTTTTCCCAAATGGCCATTTCCATATAGCCATGAAACGATATTTGATGGTTTAGATCAAATGGAATACCCAATGATGGTGAACGATAACCCTGTTGACAATCGCGTAGATGCCATCACCTTAACAGATCATGAAATTTTTCATACCATGTTTCCATTTTATATGGGCATAAACGAAACTAAATACGGTTGGATGGATGAAGGTTGGGCAACAATAGGCGAGTGGCTGATTTCACCGATGATTGACTCTACCATTGTAGATGAGTATGGCGTACAGCCTACCGCTTCGACTTCTGGTGGTAAAGACGATACGCCGATTATGACCTTAACTCCTGATTTAAAAGGATCAGGCTCTTTTACCAACTCTTACCCTAAACCTGGTTTAGCTTATTTGTATGTTAAAGATTATCTGGGAGATGAATTGTTTACCAAAGCTTTACACACTTACATCCAAAACTGGAACGGCAAACACCCAATGCCCTACGATTTCTTTAATAGCATGAATGAGGGTAGTGGTAAAAATTTAAACTGGTTTTGGAAAGCATGGTTCTTTGAGGGCGGCGTTACCGATATGGCTATAAAAGCTGTGGACAAAATTTCAGCTGGCTATGCCGTTACTATTGAGAATAAAAGCATAAAACCCCTGCCAATCGATTTAACCCTGACTTATAAAGATGGATCAATCGAAAAGAACCATAGCACCATTGGTGTTTGGGAAAAGGGAAATCAACAAGTAAAGATTGATATAAAAACGGCTAAGAAATTATCGAAAGTGATAATGGGAAATCCACATACGCCGGATAAGGTTAAAAGTGATAATAGCTTTTCGGTGAATTAA
- the queG gene encoding tRNA epoxyqueuosine(34) reductase QueG: MYNNYAKYSQLIKDEALRLGFMACGISKAEFLEEEAPRLENWLNQNRHGEMKYMENYFDKRLDPRLLVDGAKSVISLSLNYYTEEKQSDPDAPKISKYAYGQDYHTVIKEKLKELTHFIEENIGEVSGRAFVDSAPVLDRAWAKKSGIGWIGKNSNLISKTDGSFFFLAELIVDLELDYDHPYQADYCGSCTRCLDACPTDAIIAPQVVDGTKCISYLTIELKNEIPNEFKDKMSNWMFGCDICQDVCPWNRFSKAHNEEAFKPGNGLLDLNAKDLTEITDDVFKKVFKGSAVKRTKFTGLKRNIDFLRPE; the protein is encoded by the coding sequence GTGTACAACAATTATGCAAAATATAGCCAGCTGATCAAAGATGAAGCCCTGCGTTTGGGTTTCATGGCCTGTGGTATTTCTAAAGCTGAATTTCTTGAAGAGGAAGCGCCCAGACTGGAAAACTGGCTCAACCAGAACCGTCATGGCGAAATGAAATATATGGAAAATTATTTTGATAAACGCCTCGATCCCAGATTACTGGTTGATGGTGCCAAATCGGTAATCTCCTTGTCGCTAAACTATTATACTGAAGAAAAACAATCAGATCCCGATGCGCCGAAAATTTCTAAGTATGCTTACGGACAGGATTACCATACTGTTATAAAAGAAAAGTTAAAGGAACTTACTCATTTTATAGAAGAAAATATTGGAGAAGTTTCTGGAAGGGCATTTGTAGACTCAGCTCCGGTTTTAGACCGTGCATGGGCCAAAAAATCGGGCATTGGCTGGATTGGTAAAAATTCTAACCTGATCAGTAAAACCGATGGCTCTTTTTTCTTCCTTGCAGAGCTGATTGTTGATCTTGAGCTGGATTACGATCATCCATATCAGGCCGATTATTGTGGAAGTTGCACCCGCTGTTTGGATGCCTGCCCTACCGATGCCATTATTGCGCCACAGGTTGTAGATGGAACGAAATGTATCTCCTATCTCACTATTGAGCTCAAAAATGAAATCCCAAATGAGTTTAAAGATAAAATGAGCAACTGGATGTTTGGCTGCGATATCTGCCAGGATGTTTGCCCCTGGAACCGTTTCTCTAAAGCACACAACGAGGAAGCCTTTAAGCCGGGGAATGGATTGCTGGATTTGAATGCAAAAGACTTAACCGAAATTACGGATGATGTTTTTAAAAAGGTTTTTAAAGGATCGGCAGTTAAGCGCACCAAATTTACGGGATTGAAAAGAAATATCGATTTTCTGAGACCTGAATAA